The genomic window CAAACTGCTCCCTTGATTTCTTATTAACAAATGTTGATCGGTTTACCGTGAAAATCTTTTTGTCGGTGGGCAGTGGAATAGGTCCGCTGACAATGGCTCCCGTCGACTTAACGGTTTTCACGATCTTTTCGGCCGACTTGTCGACCAGGTTGTGATCGTAAGATTTCAGTTTTATGCGAATCTTCTGGCTCACGTTATTTTGATTTAAATTATTTTATGACGTATCCTTTAATCTTATATAAAATCTCATCTACCAATTCCTTTGGGACTTCCTGGTAATGAGAAAATTCCATATTTCCTGAAGCTCTTCCGGAAGTGACAGTCCTCAGCGCGGTAACATATCCGAATAATTCAGAAAGGGGCGCTTTGGCGTAAACCATCTGGAAACCAAGCAAGGCGGAAACATCCTCGATATGTCCCCTTCTTTTGTTGATATCACTGGCCACATCTCCGACATATTCCTCCGGGGTGGTGATGGTCAGCTTCATAATGGGTTCAAGTAAAGAGGTCCGTGCAAGACGGCTTGCATTCCTGAAAGCCTGGGCTGCAGCAATCTCAAATGACAATGCATCGGAATCCACCGGATGCGTCGCCCCGTCAAGAAGCCTCACCTTAAGACTGATGAGTGGAAAACCTGCCAGGATTCCGTTCATCATTGAAGATTTGAAGCCTTTCTCAACCGCATTGATATATTCTTTTGGGATAACTCCTCCCCTGGTTTCATCAATAAACTGAAGGCCCTTAATGCCGTCATCGGCAGGGCCCATGGTGATGGTCATATCGGCGAATTTGCCTCTGCCACCTGTCTGTTTCTTATAAACTTCCCGGTATTCAATTTCAGCTAAAATAGCTTCGCGGTAGGAAACCTGCGGCCGGCCCTGGTTTATTTCAATCCCATATTCCCTTCTCAGCCTGTCGGTGATGATTTCAAGGTGAAGTTCACCCATGCCGCGGATGATGGTCTGCCCGGTTTCACTATCATAATGGACATCAAAAGTCGGGTCTTCCTCAGCAAGTTTCCGCAGAGCCAGGTTCATTCTTTCCATGTCGTCCTGGGTTTTTGGCTCAACGGCGACATTAATGACCGGTTCCGGGAAATCAATATTTTCAAGCACGATGGGATGCTGCAAATCGGTCAGGGTGTCACCTGTCCGGATTTCTTTGAATCCAACTGCCACGCCAATATCCCCTGCTTCGATTTTCTGAAG from Bacteroidales bacterium includes these protein-coding regions:
- the rpsJ gene encoding 30S ribosomal protein S10 yields the protein MSQKIRIKLKSYDHNLVDKSAEKIVKTVKSTGAIVSGPIPLPTDKKIFTVNRSTFVNKKSREQFELSTYKRLLDIYSTTSKTIDALMKLELPSGVEVEIKV